A window of the Lactuca sativa cultivar Salinas chromosome 7, Lsat_Salinas_v11, whole genome shotgun sequence genome harbors these coding sequences:
- the LOC111900489 gene encoding transmembrane emp24 domain-containing protein p24beta2: MMRFPTVLTAAVVFSFLITETVGIRFVIDREECLSHNVEYEGDTVHVSFVVIKAESTWHFAEEGVDLVIKGPGGEEVHSMYDRTSEKYEFMAQKKGLYHFCFTNKSPYHETVDFDVQVGHFAYYDQHAKDEHFKPLFDQIARLEEALYNIQFEQHWLQAENDRQAVVNEKMGRRAVHKALIESAALIGASVLQVYLLQRLFERKLGTSRV; the protein is encoded by the exons ATGATGAGGTTTCCGACAGTTTTAACGGCTGCCGTCGTATTTTCCTTCCTAATTACAGAGACCGTCGGGATTAGATTCGTAATCGACAGAGAAGAATGTCTATCCCATAATGTTGAATACGAAGGTGATACAGTTCATGTCTCTTTCGTTGTAATTAAGGCCGAATCAACATGGCATTTCGCTGAAGAGGGTGTTGATCTCGTG ATAAAAGGTCCGGGTGGAGAGGAAGTACACAGTATGTACGATAGAACTAGCGAAAAATACGAGTTTATGGCTCAAAAAAAAGGTTTATACCATTTTTGCTTCACAAACAAGTCTCCATATCACGAGACAGTAGACTTTGATGTACAAGTTGGTCATTTCGCATACTATGATCAACACGCAAAAGACG AGCATTTCAAGCCGTTGTTTGATCAAATAGCGAGATTGGAAGAAGCGCTTTACAATATTCAGTTTGAACAACACTGGTTACAGGCTGAGAATGATCGTCAGGCAGTTG TAAATGAGAAAATGGGTAGAAGAGCAGTCCACAAGGCACTGATTGAATCAGCAGCATTGATTGGGGCTAGTGTTCTCCAGGTTTATCTCCTGCAACGTTTGTTTGAACGAAAGCTTGGGACATCTAGAGTTTGA